In one Mucilaginibacter ginsenosidivorax genomic region, the following are encoded:
- a CDS encoding ABC transporter permease, with protein MDTNPVNYKRKTNVAWLFNMALRDSRKNRSRLFLFISAIIFGIAALVAIYSFRYNVQNDVNGQAASLIGADLLISGNKPADVKLKKMLDSLGDKRSTERSFASMAYFPKSKGTRLVQIRALQGDYPYYGTIETTPEIAGTSFKQGQMALVDKTLMLQFGAKVGDSVRIGTEHFLIAGALDKAPGQSGAMAGIAPVVYIPMRYLEQTGLMKTGSRVNYTFYYKYDHKVDMEKLTKKLDPILDKNGMNYDTIETRKENTGRAFGDLGRFLSLVGFIALLLGCVGVASAIHIYVREKIASIAIMRCLGVKASEAFLIYLIQIVGIGLIGSIAGAALGTAIQHLLPLVFKDFLPFTISVEISWLAIGQGILLGVIISILFALLPLISVRNISPLNTLRMSFDEAGRKRDPLSWLVYLLIIVFVLGFTYLQLDSWIGSIFFTIGILVAFMILAAVAWLLMRVMKLLINSGWSYLWRQGFANLYRPNNQTLILMVSIGLSTTFICTLFFIQSILISQVNLSSSGNQSNMILFDIQKSQKDAVANVTRKNGLPVLQQVPIVTVRLEQINGKTAADVIKDTTIKIPHGVFAWEYRVTFRDTLSSSEKLLDGKWIGKAEAGKDIPVSVEENLQKRAHLKIGDKLVFNVQGVPMPAYVASVRKVNWGKVQTNFQVVFPTGVLEDAPQFQVLMTHVPSSKVSAAFQQAVVRQFPNISIIDLGLLLSILDELLSKISYVIRFMSAFSIITGIVVLIASVRISKYQRIQESVLLRTLGASRKQILAITALEYLFLGSLSALTGILIAVAGTWFLAKYSFEMPYSVSFVPALILFFIIALLTVIIGLLNSRGVLNKPPLEILRTNA; from the coding sequence ATGGACACCAATCCGGTTAATTATAAACGAAAAACAAACGTTGCCTGGCTATTTAACATGGCCTTGCGCGATAGCAGGAAAAACCGGTCGAGGTTGTTCCTGTTCATATCGGCCATCATATTTGGTATTGCCGCGCTGGTGGCTATCTACTCGTTCAGGTACAATGTCCAAAACGACGTAAATGGCCAGGCTGCAAGCCTCATCGGTGCCGATTTGCTGATATCGGGTAATAAGCCCGCAGATGTTAAGCTGAAAAAAATGCTCGACTCGCTGGGCGATAAAAGATCAACCGAGCGGAGTTTTGCATCGATGGCCTATTTTCCCAAAAGCAAAGGCACCAGGCTGGTACAAATCAGGGCTTTGCAGGGCGATTACCCTTATTACGGCACTATAGAAACCACGCCCGAGATTGCCGGCACCTCCTTTAAGCAAGGCCAAATGGCGCTGGTTGATAAAACGCTGATGCTGCAATTTGGCGCCAAGGTTGGCGACTCGGTACGCATAGGCACCGAACATTTCCTGATAGCCGGGGCGTTAGACAAAGCTCCCGGTCAAAGCGGTGCCATGGCAGGGATAGCCCCGGTGGTGTACATCCCGATGCGATACCTGGAGCAAACCGGCCTCATGAAAACAGGCAGCCGCGTAAACTATACCTTTTACTACAAGTACGACCATAAAGTTGATATGGAAAAGCTGACCAAAAAGCTGGACCCCATATTGGATAAAAATGGTATGAACTACGATACCATTGAAACCCGCAAGGAAAACACCGGCAGGGCCTTTGGCGATCTGGGCAGGTTTTTATCGCTGGTTGGTTTTATAGCCCTGTTATTGGGCTGTGTGGGTGTAGCCAGCGCCATTCATATTTATGTGCGAGAAAAGATAGCCTCCATAGCCATTATGCGTTGTTTGGGTGTTAAAGCATCCGAGGCGTTTTTGATTTACCTGATCCAGATAGTAGGTATCGGGCTCATAGGCTCCATTGCGGGCGCGGCTTTGGGTACGGCCATACAGCATTTGCTGCCGCTGGTTTTTAAAGACTTTTTGCCTTTCACTATTTCTGTTGAGATATCGTGGCTGGCCATTGGTCAGGGTATTTTATTGGGGGTAATTATATCGATCTTGTTTGCGCTACTGCCGCTGATATCGGTGCGTAATATATCACCGTTAAACACGCTGCGCATGTCATTTGACGAGGCAGGCCGCAAACGCGACCCTTTAAGCTGGCTGGTTTACTTACTCATCATCGTGTTTGTTTTAGGCTTTACTTATTTGCAATTGGATAGTTGGATAGGCAGCATCTTTTTCACTATCGGTATTTTAGTAGCCTTTATGATACTGGCCGCCGTGGCCTGGTTGCTGATGCGCGTGATGAAACTGCTTATCAACAGCGGCTGGAGCTATTTATGGCGCCAGGGCTTTGCCAATTTATACCGGCCAAACAACCAGACTTTAATCCTTATGGTTTCTATCGGGCTAAGTACTACCTTTATTTGTACGCTGTTTTTTATCCAGAGTATCCTCATTAGCCAGGTAAATTTATCCAGCAGCGGCAATCAATCCAACATGATTTTGTTTGATATCCAAAAAAGCCAGAAGGATGCCGTGGCCAATGTAACCCGCAAAAACGGGTTGCCGGTTTTGCAACAGGTACCCATAGTAACCGTGAGGTTAGAGCAGATAAACGGCAAAACTGCCGCCGATGTAATTAAAGATACCACCATCAAAATCCCCCATGGCGTGTTTGCCTGGGAATATAGGGTAACCTTCAGGGATACGCTTTCATCATCAGAGAAACTGCTTGATGGCAAATGGATAGGCAAGGCCGAAGCAGGGAAAGACATCCCGGTATCGGTAGAAGAAAACCTGCAAAAACGCGCCCACCTTAAAATTGGCGATAAATTGGTATTTAACGTTCAGGGGGTACCGATGCCTGCTTATGTAGCCAGTGTGCGTAAAGTTAACTGGGGCAAAGTGCAAACCAATTTCCAGGTGGTTTTCCCTACCGGCGTGCTGGAAGATGCACCGCAATTCCAGGTGTTGATGACGCATGTGCCGTCAAGCAAAGTATCGGCGGCTTTTCAACAAGCGGTAGTAAGGCAATTCCCCAACATATCCATTATCGACCTGGGGTTGTTGTTAAGCATCCTTGACGAATTGTTAAGCAAAATCAGTTATGTAATCCGTTTTATGAGCGCCTTCAGCATCATTACGGGCATTGTAGTACTCATTGCTTCGGTACGCATCAGCAAATACCAGCGCATACAGGAAAGCGTTTTGCTTAGAACACTGGGGGCCAGCCGTAAACAAATATTAGCTATAACAGCTTTAGAATACTTATTTTTAGGCAGCTTATCAGCCTTAACAGGTATTTTGATAGCCGTGGCAGGTACATGGTTTTTAGCAAAATATAGTTTCGAGATGCCCTATTCGGTTAGCTTTGTGCCTGCGTTGATTTTATTTTTCATCATCGCTTTGTTAACGGTAATTATTGGCTTGTTAAACAGCCGGGGCGTGTTGAACAAACCGCCTTTAGAGATATTAAGAACAAACGCTTAA
- a CDS encoding ABC transporter ATP-binding protein: METILNIQDLSKTYQSAGRTLTVLDNINFAITEGSTNAIVGPSGSGKTTLLGLCAGLDRSSTGSVALNGINLGNLTEDQRAQVRNQYVGFIFQNFQLLPTLTALENVMVPLELRNEKNIKARALDLLDKVGLADRGHHYPSQLSGGEQQRVSLARAFSNAPKILFADEPTGNLDAETSEKVIKLIFDLNKEAGTTLVVVTHDLDLAAKTQRIIRIKGGKLVSDEKTING, translated from the coding sequence TTGGAAACTATCCTTAATATTCAAGATCTCAGTAAAACATACCAAAGCGCCGGGCGTACGCTCACCGTGCTTGATAATATCAACTTCGCCATCACCGAAGGCTCTACCAACGCCATTGTCGGGCCATCGGGCAGCGGCAAAACTACCCTGCTGGGGCTGTGTGCCGGGCTGGATAGATCAAGCACCGGATCGGTAGCGCTAAATGGCATCAACCTGGGCAATTTAACCGAAGATCAGCGCGCGCAGGTGCGTAACCAATATGTGGGCTTTATTTTCCAAAACTTTCAATTGCTGCCAACGCTTACCGCTTTAGAAAATGTGATGGTGCCGCTGGAGTTACGAAACGAAAAAAATATTAAAGCGCGTGCGCTTGATTTGCTGGACAAAGTTGGCCTTGCCGACCGCGGGCATCACTACCCATCGCAGCTATCTGGCGGCGAGCAGCAAAGGGTATCACTGGCACGGGCGTTTTCAAACGCGCCCAAGATCCTGTTTGCTGATGAGCCAACTGGTAACCTGGATGCCGAAACCAGCGAAAAGGTGATTAAACTCATCTTCGATCTGAACAAAGAGGCCGGTACTACCCTGGTTGTAGTAACCCATGACCTTGACCTGGCCGCCAAAACACAACGCATCATCAGGATAAAAGGCGGCAAGCTGGTATCCGACGAAAAAACAATTAACGGGTAA